Proteins encoded within one genomic window of Streptomyces sp. NBC_01314:
- a CDS encoding carboxymuconolactone decarboxylase family protein translates to MSNSDSLSRVALKKITPDVSGAMGSLHGAAVSAARDAKVESEILELIRIRASQINGCAFCLDMHTKDARAQGETEQRIYALSAWRETPFFTARERAALALAEAVTLVADGQVPDDVYAAAADVFDEEQVAALIWAATVINAYNRIAIATRMVPGAYQPVQK, encoded by the coding sequence ATGAGCAACAGCGATTCCCTATCTCGTGTGGCCCTCAAGAAAATCACTCCCGACGTGTCCGGAGCGATGGGTTCCCTGCACGGTGCCGCCGTTTCCGCGGCCCGGGACGCGAAGGTCGAGTCCGAGATTCTCGAACTGATCAGAATTCGCGCCTCGCAGATCAACGGCTGCGCGTTCTGCCTGGACATGCACACCAAGGACGCCCGCGCGCAGGGCGAGACCGAGCAGCGGATCTACGCGCTCAGCGCCTGGCGCGAGACCCCGTTCTTCACCGCCCGCGAGCGCGCGGCCCTGGCGTTGGCCGAGGCGGTGACCCTGGTCGCCGACGGTCAGGTGCCCGACGACGTCTACGCGGCCGCCGCGGACGTGTTCGACGAGGAGCAGGTCGCGGCGCTGATCTGGGCGGCCACCGTGATCAACGCGTACAACCGGATCGCCATTGCGACCCGGATGGTTCCGGGGGCCTACCAGCCGGTTCAGAAGTAG
- a CDS encoding aminotransferase class IV: protein MTQPAIVEGLLTWSPEHGLVPGQTQGGRLLVADSWLLRDGRVRGFDRHRERFLRSCGECGAPPLGQVVDFWQDMTCALPRTGVWFPRVELASGSLEMRLLLRPAPPLTAEVRVWAAGQPDPRTVPRRKGPDLDALARVRRRAAGADADEAVLIAPSGLVLEAANSSLFWWEDDALCLPPPRLPLLAGVTMALVQERAARTGVRVAHRERSLAELAGREVWLVNALHGIRPVAAWTGRPMTPGQAVHAPEWRKWLDSLLEPLPDH from the coding sequence GTGACACAACCCGCCATCGTGGAAGGTCTGTTGACCTGGTCACCCGAACACGGCCTCGTCCCCGGCCAGACACAGGGCGGACGCCTCCTCGTCGCGGACTCGTGGCTGCTGCGCGACGGACGGGTACGCGGCTTCGACCGGCACCGTGAACGGTTCCTGCGGTCCTGCGGCGAGTGCGGCGCACCGCCCCTGGGACAGGTCGTCGACTTCTGGCAGGACATGACCTGTGCCCTGCCGCGCACGGGGGTGTGGTTCCCCCGGGTCGAACTCGCCTCCGGCTCACTGGAAATGAGGCTCCTGCTGCGCCCCGCGCCGCCCCTCACGGCAGAGGTCCGTGTCTGGGCGGCCGGCCAGCCCGACCCGCGTACCGTGCCCCGCCGCAAGGGGCCGGACCTGGACGCCCTGGCCCGCGTACGCAGACGGGCCGCCGGTGCCGACGCCGACGAGGCCGTGCTCATCGCGCCCTCCGGCCTGGTCCTGGAGGCCGCCAACTCCAGCCTCTTCTGGTGGGAGGACGACGCCCTCTGCCTGCCGCCGCCCCGCCTGCCGCTCCTCGCCGGCGTGACCATGGCCCTCGTCCAGGAGCGGGCCGCCCGTACCGGCGTCCGGGTCGCCCACCGCGAACGCTCCCTGGCCGAGCTGGCCGGCCGCGAGGTGTGGCTGGTCAACGCCCTCCACGGCATCCGCCCGGTCGCCGCCTGGACCGGGCGCCCGATGACCCCGGGCCAGGCCGTCCACGCCCCGGAATGGCGGAAATGGCTGGACAGTCTCTTGGAGCCGCTGCCGGACCACTGA
- a CDS encoding FAD-dependent monooxygenase yields MTPPAPVLVVGAGPVGLSAALALRAHGLPVTLLEADPEGRRRPGSRALFVHRETLELLEGIHPGLAVEIAAYGRTWHTRRTLYRGREVYARTFPPPTGTPPFTSLRQVDTERFLLAACQDAGVEFVWDARITGVRTDPDGLTLTGEDGRTWTGTHAVAADGARSAVRRELGIPLEGTHGEGFHVVADIADIPGAELPLERVFHYEHPALGGRSVMRVPFTGGFQLDLQCRDDDATEEFGTEAAVRRWLPEVVGDGYAERVLWVSTYRFLRKVAAVFTDPHRRVLLAGEAAHLFPPFGARGMNSGIADAVAAARAIADGTPEAVDSFAEVRRSAGLFNSAAAGTALDHLRPRRRIVRVKQRAAAALAPVVPRCGAWLEHAPYGPRHGAPAVSGRKY; encoded by the coding sequence ATGACGCCCCCCGCCCCCGTTCTGGTCGTGGGCGCCGGCCCCGTGGGCCTCTCAGCCGCCCTCGCCCTGCGCGCCCACGGCCTCCCCGTCACCCTGCTGGAAGCCGACCCCGAGGGCCGCCGACGCCCCGGCAGCCGCGCTCTGTTCGTGCACCGCGAGACCCTGGAACTCCTGGAGGGGATCCACCCGGGACTCGCGGTCGAGATCGCCGCGTACGGCCGGACCTGGCACACCAGACGCACCCTGTACCGGGGCCGCGAGGTGTACGCCCGCACCTTCCCGCCGCCCACCGGCACCCCGCCCTTCACCAGCCTCCGCCAGGTCGACACCGAGCGCTTCCTGCTCGCCGCCTGCCAGGACGCCGGCGTGGAGTTCGTGTGGGACGCGCGGATCACCGGCGTACGCACCGACCCGGACGGGCTGACACTCACCGGTGAGGACGGCCGTACCTGGACCGGCACCCACGCGGTGGCCGCCGACGGCGCCCGCTCGGCCGTACGGCGCGAACTGGGCATCCCCCTGGAGGGCACCCACGGCGAGGGCTTCCACGTCGTCGCGGACATCGCCGACATCCCCGGTGCCGAACTGCCCCTGGAACGTGTCTTCCACTACGAGCATCCGGCGCTCGGTGGTCGCAGCGTCATGCGGGTGCCGTTCACCGGCGGCTTCCAACTCGACCTGCAGTGCCGGGACGACGACGCGACGGAAGAGTTCGGCACCGAGGCGGCCGTACGGCGCTGGCTGCCGGAGGTCGTCGGCGACGGGTACGCCGAGCGCGTCCTGTGGGTGTCCACCTACCGCTTCCTGCGCAAGGTCGCCGCCGTCTTCACCGACCCGCACCGCCGGGTGCTGCTGGCCGGCGAGGCGGCCCATCTCTTCCCGCCGTTCGGGGCGCGCGGCATGAACAGCGGCATCGCGGACGCCGTCGCCGCGGCCCGGGCGATCGCCGACGGCACGCCCGAGGCGGTCGACTCCTTCGCCGAGGTCCGGCGTTCGGCGGGCCTCTTCAACAGCGCCGCCGCCGGCACGGCCCTGGACCATCTGCGGCCCCGGCGCCGTATCGTCCGCGTCAAGCAGCGGGCGGCGGCGGCCCTCGCCCCCGTGGTGCCCCGCTGCGGCGCCTGGCTGGAGCACGCGCCCTACGGACCCCGGCACGGCGCCCCGGCCGTCTCGGGCCGCAAGTACTGA